The genomic interval cacATGTGAAGTGGGCTAACAGAAATGACTTCACTTGGGCTTTCGGAATGTCAgtctttcacttaaaaaaaaaaaacacacacacacactttataaatGCTGATGAATGTATATGCATGGCTGTGTTGCAAGTCTTGTATCCAGTTGAATTCTTCATCAGTTGTACAGTGACTGATGTGTaacttttttttgagagagagagagattttggagAGGTAGGGAAAACATGAGTTTGACCTCATTGAGTTTCCTGCAGAGCAGTTCTCCTCAAAGAAGCAGTTTGGGGCATGCAAAATTTAGAAATGTCATGTCTCCCAACTCAGTTTTCACCATTTCACATGTACTGTATCTGCACTGGTGCCTATGCCATTGTGTGGCTTTTTTGCTTCCTCTCGCCGCACAACCTCCAGCAAAGCTCCATAAGAAGCTATGGTGGCATTGGCTGTGTCATTGCATGCATATATGTAACTGTTCAgtagcagctgcaggaggggcccaTATGCAGCTTAATAGAGCTGGGAGTTGAGTTTGCAGTGTGTGATTCACAGAAAGTGTCATTTTCCCCCCATTCCATGCACAGCCCCTAAAAAGCTAGAGTCCATTTGTGAAGAAAACTGTAAAGGAAAATGGGGACAGGGCAGAGAATGCTGCTTTGCTTCATCCTAGCCCATCTTTCTGTGAGGGTATGGTGGAGACCCATCTGCAGGGAAACTCTGGTTCAGTTTATTCTCTCCTTGTCCTCATCCATGCCCATAAATTGGTTCATTGCCCACTTTTGAAGATGCTATATTGGATGAAGAGCAAACCTGAAGTGCGCAGTTGTGatcatctggggggggggggatataggTGAACAAAGTTTGCTCTTATTGCACCAGTTATGTAAGCTTTCAGTAGTGTGtgtgcactttaaaaaaaccaaccaaacacacACCTGTCCCCtagctaaaaacaaaaaaaaactttagcAGCTGTATTAGTGAATTGAGCCTTAAGCATCTTGAATATGAAAAAATCTTAAATCTATTCTGAGTATCTGAAAATAAACTCCTAGGTGcctgtaatttttgttttattgcttATGTGTATGTAATCTGTTTGGTTTGGGGTATTTTGGGGAGGTGTGTGGTAATTTTAACAGAAAAACTAAAATTAATTGCTTCTTTTGGCTCATTTTTAAGGGGTGGGTGAGAAGCAGAAGGGGTTGAAGTAGTCAAATAAGGGACTTCCTCTAAATTATTAATATTGAAATATATCTATCTTCTAAAGTTGAGTGACAGCTTCTTGTTCATCTGTTGCTATATAAACAGTTTTATTCTGTTTCTGCATACTAGTTACACAAGGCTGAACTACTGGTCCAATGTTTGTATAAGTAGATGGCTAACATGACTCTCCTTGAGAAATACTAGGCCGTCCCTACCATTCTTTCAGCTAATGTTGCAGAagttttttgttgtgtggtttggtggtgtttttttttttttaggtgattATGAGAATAGTACTGTCGTGAGCCTTCTTTCCTCACCTTCTTTTTAGGGCCTAGAAGTAATGACATGAGCCAACCAACTTACATTGGTTTTGAACGGGATGTGTTCAGAACAGTCGCTGATTACTTTCTCAATCTACCTGAACCATTGCTTACTTTTGAATACTATGAACTGTTTGTGAATATTCTTGGTATGTATGACTTGAGAAATAACCTATTTTGTTAAGTGTAAAGTACAAATTTGGGTCTAGTAAGTTACACACATGTAActgtgtgcagaatttggcccccaaTCTTTATGGCAGTATGAATTTGTGGGAGGCCACCAGTGCAGTAGTAGTTCTACATTACAATCTGAGTGAAAATACAACTACAATCTTGTGACAATAAATTCATATAAATTATCTGGTCTAACAGTGTCAAAGTATAATAACCACAGTCTCAAATAGTGTAAACTAATCCTAGTGTTGGTTTTAAAAGCTAAATGTAAAGTTTTATTGTCCTTAGTCTTGCATGTATGGGCTGTTTGTTGCATGTCttgtttaatgctttttttttttttttttagctacaaCTAACAATGTGGACTATATTAATGTCTTATATTTGTTGACTGTTCTGTTTTACTTAGCTACTTCAGTTCGTTCTTATCTTGTTCACTTTCACACCACTTGCATCTTAACTTGTATTTCATTTTCTGATAGTTGTGTGTGGCTACATCACAATTCCAAATAGACCCAGTGGAAAACACTGTATCCAAGATGAGGCGTGTGACCCACAGCCTTCAAAAACTCTGCACTTGAACTCTTTCAAGTCAACTGAATGTCTTCTACTAAGTTTACTTCGAAAAGAGACTGAAAAACAAGAGGAAGAATCTGAGTCTTCTGGAAATATTTCCCAAAATGAACGTACTCTTCAAAAAGAATGTGCTAAAAAATTACAGCACTATAATTTGGCATGTAAACGAGCCAGTGTTCATGATCTAAGAGGAGGAAGCTGTAAAAATCTGTCAGGTTTAAGGAATGAACAGGCCCTGTCTCTCAAACTTAGGGCAAGGTGCTATTCTTTGGAACAAATTGCAGCTACTACCTCAAGTTTTTGTAATGAAGTGGGATCAAACTCCCTCTATCAATCTGACATTAACATAATATCAGGCAAAAATAAGGAAAACCCACTACTACATTCTGGGTACAAAGCAGAATTGCTGTTGGATCTTGGATCAGATAGCACTGGGCAGAAACAACTGTGTGGTTCCAGGAGAGTGTCTGCATCAACAGTTCACGACCAAGAGCTATGTAATGGGAATCGCAAATCTAAGCAACTCTGCACATCTCAGAGTTTACTTGGAAGCAGTAAGTCCAGAAATTGCAGTGGCATCAACACACCAGTTGCTGAAATCACAGTAAAACCATATGCAATAATTCATCTTGGACAGAGAAAATCAAGTACTACCAGTGTGGTTACTATAGTAGAAAGTGAGCCTAGGGATTCTGATATCACAGTCAATAAAAGACTCTGCAAAAGTGCAGTAGAACTTTCAGAAAACTCTTTCACTCCAGCTTCCTTTATGTTGACTGGCACGCAAAGTAAGATTGCTCTCCAAAGCATGTGGTATTGGCTTACTGTGTTGACTAACTGTCTCTGCTTTCCTACTTTCTTTGGCCCCATTATTGgatttttaaatagcaaaatcTGTACTTCATGGTTTGTTTAAAGAATATTCTAATGGCTATGAAATTAAGTAACTTAACTAATTATATTACATACAAGCTTTTGTATCTTCCATAATACATGCTCGTGGGTAGTATCCTCTCTTCCCCAAATAGTGATGTCTAAGCAATTCACCATATTTTGCTCTTTGTTCAGGTAAGTACTATTTCTTGTGATACAAACatctgagagaaagggaggaatcaACATAGATTTCCCTGCTTCTAAGTGATGTTTCTTCACGTTCTTTGAAACTGGATGCTGAATGAAGTTTCTAGGTGTCTTTAGATGCCTGGAAATTGGCCAAACAATATATAATAGAATAACAGAAAATACTTAACACTAATGTGCAGAAATAGCTTCAGTTATATTCCTCTGCTAGTCTTGATCTGCGTCAATAATATGTGTCAGAACAAAATGAGATTAACTGGGGGTGAAGACCatgcaaaaaatgttgaaataactGATCCCTTTTTATGTTAGAGCAGACTGTGCTATAAAGTGGCTGCTGTCTTAACTGAATAAAATGAAATGGCTGATACTAAGGTACCACTGTCCTTCATATTGTTTCAAAACTTAATTACAGCTGTTTTTATAATTATTAACTTTTAGATCTTCTCCGGCCTCATTTAGAAAGAGTTGCTATTGAAGCACTACAGATATGCTGTTTGTTGCTTCCTCCACCAAATCGTAGAAAGCTTCAACTCCTAATGCGTATGATCTCTCGAATCAGCCAAAATGTTGATATGCCTCGACTTCATGATGCAGTGGGCACAAGGTCTCTGGTAAGACACCTTTTTCTAAGAGTATGGATAACTTTATTCAATAGCATAAAAATAATGCTTAAATCTGAGAAAAGCAAGAATATTCAATATTAACAGAGGAACTTAGTCTTTGTCTCACTAATTCTAGTATGTAACACAAATATGTCACTCCTGGTATACTTGTGAAAATCTGCATCAAAGTAAACTCTCTTGTTTAACTCCATCTGAACATATTCTAAATAGATTTTTGGGGAAACTTTTTATTTGAACAGCctttattaactttttaaaagaacagaaaagATTCAGTATTTTTTTTGCTTCAATGATTCCTTCTACACCTCACTGTCAATAACTAAATTGATATTGTCAATTAAATTCCTACAAAACCTTGTAAGTATTTTTTAATTGACGCTCTGTTTTAACTGATATGAACACAAAACTTATTTTGCTTTCCTGTAACTTAAAAGGTCTAATGGATATGTTTTGAAAAATAGTTTTTGGCTAAAGCTCTTGCAGTGTGTCTACTTGAGgtagtttatttttgttttgtccaGTATGGAGTGAATTTCCATAGCCGAGCGTTAGCATAGCCTTTTTATTATATAAATGTTATGTCAGGACTCTAGCTATTGTACACCGATGCCACTAGATGTTAAAATTAAAGAATGGACCTAACTGTAGGGTTTACATTTTGAACTCTAGTAGGTCCAATGCCAGAAAGGAAACAGAAGTGAGTCTGTTAAAGGCTTAAAGCTGTAAGGACTGAATTTAAGCTTGCAGTGGAAAGAATAGAGGTATTTACAGTTGTTAGAATGACATCAAACCTTTGTTTAGTTCTCTTACCATACTCCCTACagttatttaaaaacacattaaacaAATACTGATTATAGAATGTTAATTAAAAATGGGAAACAAGAAATGAGTAAATACTTGTCAGTTATTGCAAGTGATGTAACAGAGGTTCTGACCATTTATGCCATCTTGAACTCTCTTTTTTGTGTAAGAGACAAGGGTGTTAGCCAGTGAGTTTTCCTACATAAACTGGAAGGATGATGAAGAACTTAGTATAGTTTGGTTGAGGTATGgaactagaacagtggttccaaactggggttcgtgaacccctggggatttgcaaaatgttacagggggttctcaggaaaaaattccctaatggtggacagagctgttcctagggaccccgggcagacAAGGCCAGGAGGATTCCAAAAGCTAGGCAGATCAatgcaagcatatctatcacactgaggagatttaaacttcaagactccttataagaaatggaaagggaggtggatattttttgctgtttttaaaattaaataggccgCTAGTATTGTTTTCTAAATTATTATGaaaaacaagtttaagctttgttgtaatgtgtgttgtttgcctggactgctcaagacctgaatgcttgtgtaggaggaattctttgagttggcttcttaaataccttcatgctgtttcacatctgatactccttgatgaaacctaggagccttgtcttataacaggcttattcaaagtgatacaagctacgaaagtgagatcttggaagagtgttgctgttttcataatgtaataaaaatacagtaatgattattaataataataataataataataaacagtgtgtaataagcatgtcataaaaataaattttatatttccaagatcactgcttttataatttgtactcaggtaaaggagaaaatccctggaaatattcatttttgagGGGGTTGcaaaacttgacattttagtgaaaggggttcacaggttgttaaagtttgagaaccactgaactagaagCTAGGCAGATCTGAGTTGTATTCCCAAATCAGTGTATACAGCCCTTACTACAGTGGGACCTTTATcactgattggggcctctagatCCTGCCACAACACAGTCTATAATGATTATGGGGAATtcataaatattattaataaagtgatttgagatctgCAAATGGAAGATGGTGTATAAGTGAAAATTAtgtgttgtttgg from Malaclemys terrapin pileata isolate rMalTer1 chromosome 8, rMalTer1.hap1, whole genome shotgun sequence carries:
- the DEPDC1 gene encoding DEP domain-containing protein 1A isoform X4, producing the protein MPLRKHRQRFRKHGNCFSAVEAVDWLHELLRNNRNFGPEVSRQQTVQLLRKFLKNHVIEDIKGRWGSENLDDNNDLFRFPSTSPVKTLQRKSLLKENTENIPKEEGSLFKLPHFSRRTPKKHELLDTLENIENTKSEIMEEDKENLHRKKISQEDIEEIWRNIILIHLQTILGLPSLEEVLHSAQVIPQYVMYNMSNTSKHGVVVLQNKSEDLPHWVLSAMKCLAYWPRSNDMSQPTYIGFERDVFRTVADYFLNLPEPLLTFEYYELFVNILVVCGYITIPNRPSGKHCIQDEACDPQPSKTLHLNSFKSTECLLLSLLRKETEKQEEESESSGNISQNERTLQKECAKKLQHYNLACKRASVHDLRGGSCKNLSGLRNEQALSLKLRARCYSLEQIAATTSSFCNEVGSNSLYQSDINIISGKNKENPLLHSGYKAELLLDLGSDSTGQKQLCGSRRVSASTVHDQELCNGNRKSKQLCTSQSLLGSSKSRNCSGINTPVAEITVKPYAIIHLGQRKSSTTSVVTIVESEPRDSDITVNKRLCKSAVELSENSFTPASFMLTGTQNLLRPHLERVAIEALQICCLLLPPPNRRKLQLLMRMISRISQNVDMPRLHDAVGTRSLMIQTFSRCVLCCAEEVDLDELLATRLVSFLMDHQQDIFKVPTYLQVAVQDHIESLKTAQFQYPGEEISAILPTYSYCKRITPQEFDEQKVSTSQAAVAELLENIIRDKSLSLKDKKKKLKRFQKEYPLIYQNRFPTTESEAILFENKPTIKQPMLSLKKPKFRSVRYY